One window of Athalia rosae chromosome 2, iyAthRosa1.1, whole genome shotgun sequence genomic DNA carries:
- the LOC105684859 gene encoding homeobox protein cut isoform X2, producing MQASAEANSLDLQAMQSMDWLFKKEKIYLLAQFWQQRATLAEREVTALKEQLAAAGDGTTKTEGLQTPQNLHHGDQAHDLNNPRRTPNANFEQELHTKDKEISQLSEEVTRLQQSIQRLQESSAQATARLEEELELRRQHINRLEARLERQRDYEDLKREISVLRSVDFSQIATGEPGKSLELLLLERTKALQQTEILKPPTTPDALGGLASPLQRAANASPHGGNALPSASQPPQPPPPPPPPPPLPASTRSTPTPSSATSSSSLLFHPPLQNVETFGSFLGEEIVANWRRSLERSIMSQQHPQVSQNQHQLLHGPSLNHLPSPTDSTNTVPAKSSTPLGAGLDALEKSTTPIPGQETPAAPPTPSTRASLTSPPSLQPPTPTVVEQQQQQQQQQQQQQQQQQQQQQQQQQQQQQQQQQQQQQQQQQQQQPVPSMNGIPPKSPVEESCHNNNNSHHLTNNNIGGGLSVLDTLKSPFRFDDHRAHFRFADELGAAGMAGRLGESLIPKGDPMEARLQEMLRYNMDKYASQNLDTLHIARRVRELLSIHNIGQRLFAKYVLGLSQGTVSELLSKPKPWDKLTEKGRDSYRKMHGWACDDNAVMLLKSLIPKKECVPGKEQGMPTFARGPQDGGPQDISDERLAHMLSESGHLQLRSEHDTSNDADSKSPHRVGCPSPFSKDRMDSQNRRLKKYENDDIPQEKVVRIYQEELAKLMGRRVDDLRGPRDFPPSAMFPPFFSGAQGMQGMDRTQDDIRLALDAYHRELQKLNSGAGQNPALAGLPGLPGLPGLLALQQQALQQHHLATNGGGVQDLSLVKVDPRNKMMNGVSEEEKEKMEEAMRHAGSAFSLVRPKQEQPIGPQSTPGGSSASSPLGNSILPPAMTPSEEFAGAAAASPLQRMASITNSLISQPSTPTHHSPNQRPLKAVLPPITQQQFDMYNNLNTEDIVKRVKEQLSQYSISQRLFGESVLGLSQGSVSDLLARPKPWHMLTQKGREPFIRMKMFLEDDNAVHKLVASQYKIAPEKLMRTGGYGGLPRKFNSACGTPMKPMPPTKLVQEQLQNAAKAQAAAQAAAQAAAQHQQESQMQLGPPQQSPQHPQHPQPPPPMMLTPTGPHHPHAQLSMQELQKKQQQMSLHSPHHQMTPSPLRGLHPHISPSVYEMAALTQDLDTQTITTKIKEALLANNIGQKIFGEAVLGLSQGSVSELLSKPKPWHMLSIKGREPFIRMQLWLSDAHNVDRLQALKNERREANKRRRNSGPGHDNSSDTSSNDTAEFYHAASPGPGPASAKKQRVLFSEEQKEALRLAFTLDPYPNVATIEFLAGELALSSRTITNWFHNHRMRLKQQSPHGPQEVQSPREPGQPFDSVQFRLLLNQRLLEIQKERMGLGNVPIPYPPYFNTNLVALVGSALKEQCSGLDLSMGALKREPNQEFEDDDGDDAMSNLGSEDSDGSGGSIKREPTETPAPSATVRSNRRKPAAPQWVNPEWQEPARTGDEVIINGVCVMQTDDYGVKRETEETVRVEPTPVQDRYEEDAGSDSSSASGAGQGLQDRDSPMPSPKSGQHSPVTSPRPPSEQPMSMQQQQQSVEDNAKDVVKHEPEEVWDY from the exons ATCAGTCAGCTGAGCGAAGAAGTAACGAGACTACAGCAGAGCATCCAGCGGCTCCAAGAGAGCAGCGCGCAGGCTACGGCTCGCCTGGAAGAGGAACTCGAACTCCGTAGACAACACATAAACAGATTGGAAGCCAGACTCGAGAGACAAAGAGACTATGAGGACTTGAAGCGAGAAATCAGCGTGTTGAGGTCCGTGGATTTTTCCCAGATCGCGACCGGGGAACCTGGCAAGAGCCTCGAACTTCTTCTCCTCGAACGGACGAAGGCTCTTCAGCAAACGGAGATCCTTAAGCCACCGACAACGCCGGACGCACTCG GTGGCCTTGCTTCCCCCTTGCAGCGAGCCGCGAACGCCTCGCCTCACGGTGGCAACGCGCTACCCTCAGCATCCCAACCGCCGCAAccccctccacctcctccgcctccaccACCCCTGCCGGCCTCCACTCGATCGACCCCTACTCCTTCTTCGGCGACTTCTTCGTCCTCCTTACTATTCCATCCACCTCTCCAAAACGTGGAGACGTTCGGCTCATTCCTCGGTGAGGAGATCGTCGCCAACTGGAGGCGGTCCCTGGAGAGGTCTATCATGAGTCAGCAGCATCCCCAAGTCTCGCAAAACCAGCATCAGTTGTTGCACGGGCCCTCGTTAAACCATCTTCCGTCACCGACAGATTCGACGAACACCGTACCGGCAAAGTCGAGTACACCGCTCGGCGCGGGTTTGGATGCTTTGGAAAAATCAACCACACCGATTCCTGGTCAGGAAACACCCGCCGCTCCACCGACGCCTTCGACGAGAGCGAGTCTCACGTCACCCCCCAGCCTTCAACCGCCTACCCCCACGGTCgttgaacaacaacaacaacagcaacagcaacagcaacaacaacaacagcagcagcagcaacagcagcagcagcagcaacaacagcaacagcaacaacagcaacaacaacaacaacaacaacaacagcaacagcaacaacccGTACCGTCCATGAACGGGATTCCGCCAAAGAGTCCGGTGGAGGAGTCCTGCCACAACAATAACAACTCGCATCATCTAACCAACAATAATATCGGTGGTGGTCTCAGCGTACTCGACACCCTGAAGAGTCCGTTTCGCTTTGACGATCATCGGGCACACTTCCGGTTTGCGGACGAACTCGGTGCTGCCGGTATGGCAGGTCGCCTTGGGGAGTCTTTGATCCCCAAGGGCGATCCGATGGAAGCCAGACTCCAGGAAATGTTACGTTACAACATGGATAAGTACGCCTCGCAGAACCTCGACACACTGCACATCGCGAGGAGAGTTAGGGAACTTTTATCGATACACAATATCGGGCAGAGACTTTTCGCTAAATACGTACTCGGACTGAGTCAGGGAACGGTTAGCGAATTACTCAGCAAACCGAAACCGTGGGACAAGCTGACCGAGAAGGGGAGAGACAGCTACAGAAAGATGCACGGTTGGGCTTGCGACGACAACGCTGTCATGCTGCTCAAATCTCTCATCCCAAAGAAAG AGTGTGTTCCAGGTAAGGAGCAGGGTATGCCGACGTTTGCCAGAGGTCCTCAGGACGGTGGTCCCCAGGACATAAGCGACGAACGTTTGGCCCATATGCTATCGGAATCCGGACACCTGCAGCTGCGTAGCGAACACGACACCTCGAACGATGCCGACAGTAAAAGTCCGCATCGCGTCGGTTGTCCGAGTCCATTCAGCAAGGACAGAATGGACAGCCAAAACAGGAGACTGAAGAAGTACGAGAACGACGACATTCCCCAGGAAAAAGTTGTGAGGATCTACCAGGAAGAACTCGCGAAACTTATGGGACGCAGAGTCGACGATCTTCGCGGACCCAGGGACTTTCCTCCGAG CGCGATGTTTCCACCCTTTTTCAGCGGGGCGCAGGGTATGCAGGGGATGGATCGCACGCAGGACGACATTCGCCTCGCCCTTGACGCGTATCATCGCGAGCTGCAAAAACTGAATTCCGGCGCCGGACAAAATCCAGCTCTCGCCGGACTTCCCGGTCTTCCGGGACTTCCGGGACTCCTCGCTCTCCAGCAGCAAGCTCTTCAGCAGCATCACCTAGCGACGAACGGCGGCGGAGTCCAGGACCTCAGCCTGGTCAAGGTCGATCCGAGAAACAAGATGATGAACGGTGTGTCggaggaagagaaggaaaagatgGAGGAAGCCATGAGACACGCGGGAAGCGCGTTCTCCCTGGTACGACCCAAGCAAGAACAACCCATCGGGCCACAGTCAACCCCCGGTGGTTCCAGTGCGAGTTCCCCGCTGGGTAACTCGATTTTACCACCGGCAATGACGCCGAGCGAAGAATTTGCCGGCGCCGCGGCAGCGAGCCCCTTGCAAAGAATGGCGTCCATCACTAATAGCTTAATCAGCCAACCGTCCACTCCAACTCACCATTCGCCGAATCAAAGACCGTTGAAAGCGGTTTTACCACCGATCACGCAACAACAGTTCGACATGTACAACAATTTGAATACAGAAGATATCGTCAAAAGG GTGAAGGAGCAGCTCTCCCAGTATTCGATTTCTCAACGTTTGTTCGGCGAATCCGTATTGGGACTCTCCCAAGGCTCGGTGTCCGATCTTCTGGCTCGACCCAAGCCATGGCATATGCTCACGCAGAAGGGACGCGAACCGTTCATCAGGATGAAGATGTTCCTCGAGGACGATAACGCCGTCCACAAACTCGTCGCGAGCCAGTACAAAATCGCTCCGGAGAAGCTCATGAGGACCGGCGGCTACGGCGGCCTGCCTCGTAAGTTCAACTCAG CATGCGGAACCCCGATGAAGCCGATGCCACCGACAAAACTTGTCCAAGAGCAACTCCAGAACGCCGCCAAAGCTCAGGCTGCCGCACAAGCCGCGGCTCAAGCGGCGGCACAGCACCAACAGGAAAGTCAGATGCAGCTCGGTCCTCCTCAGCAAAGTCCACAGCATCCGCAACACCCCCAACCACCGCCGCCGATGATGCTGACCCCGACCGGCCCTCACCATCCGCACGCCCAACTTAGCATGCAGGAACTGCAGAAGAAACAGCAGCAGATGAGCCTTCATTCTCCACATCATCAGATGACGCCTTCGCCACTCCGAGGACTTCATCCCCACATTTCACCGAGTGTTTACGAAATGGCGGCGCTTACCCAGGATCTCGATACCCAAACGATCACGACAAAGATCAAGGAAGCTCTCTTAGCGAACAATATCGGTCAGAAGATATTCGGTGAAGCAGTGTTGGGTTTGTCTCAGGGTTCCGTCAGCGAGCTATTGAGCAAACCGAAGCCATGGCACATGCTCAGTATAAAGGGACGCGAGCCTTTCATAAGAATGCAACTCTGGCTCTCCGACGCCCACAACGTCGATCGGCTTCAAGCTCTGAAGAATGAAAGACGAGAGGCGAACAAGAGGCGGCGAAACAGCGGTCCCGGTCACGACAACAGTTCGGACACATCGAGCAACGACACGGCCGAGTTTTATCACGCTGCGTCCCCCGGTCCAGGTCCGGCATCGGCGAAAAAACAACGCGTCCTGTTCtccgaagaacaaaaagaggCTCTGAGGCTCGCTTTTACCCTCGACCCCTACCCGAACGTGGCGACGATAGAGTTCCTCGCCGGTGAGCTTGCCCTATCCTCGCGAACGATAACGAACTGGTTCCACAACCACAGGATGCGTCTGAAGCAGCAATCCCCTCACGGTCCCCAAGAGGTCCAATCCCCGAGGGAACCGGGGCAACCTTTCGATTCGGTACAGTTCCGACTACTCCTCAACCAAAGACTACTGGAGATCCAGAAGGAGAGGATGGGCCTCGGTAACGTCCCAATTCCGTACCCTCCTTACTTCAACACAAACCTTGTCGCCCTGGTGGGTAGCGCCCTGAAAGAACAGTGCTCGGGTCTCGACCTATCGATGGGTGCGTTGAAACGAGAACCCAACCAGGAATtcgaggacgacgacggtgaCGACGCGATGAGCAATCTCGGTAGCGAAGACTCCGATGGTTCGGGGGGTAGCATAAAACGTGAGCCAACGGAAACTCCTGCTCCGTCAGCGACGGTCCGATCCAACAGAAGAAAGCCGGCCGCTCCGCAATGGGTGAATCCCGAATGGCAAGAACCAGCCAGAACCGGTGACGAGGTGATAATAAACGGGGTTTGCGTCATGCAGACGGACGACTATGGAGTGAAAAGGGAAACGGAGGAAACTGTTCGCGTCGAACCGACGCCGGTACAAGACAGATACGAAGAGGACGCAGGTAGTGATTCTTCGTCAGCGTCGGGAGCGGGTCAAGGGTTACAGGACAGAGACAGCCCGATGCCGAGTCCTAAGTCCGGTCAGCACAGTCCTGTAACGTCGCCACGGCCGCCTTCGGAGCAGCCTATGAGTatgcaacaacagcaacagtcTGTCGAAGATAATGCGAAGGACGTTGTTAAGCAcgaacccgaggaggtgtggGATTACTAG
- the LOC105684859 gene encoding homeobox protein cut isoform X4: MQASAEANSLDLQAMQSMDWLFKKEKIYLLAQFWQQRATLAEREVTALKEQLAAAGDGTTKTEGLQTPQNLHHGDQAHDLNNPRRTPNANFEQELHTKDKEISQLSEEVTRLQQSIQRLQESSAQATARLEEELELRRQHINRLEARLERQRDYEDLKREISVLRSVDFSQIATGEPGKSLELLLLERTKALQQTEILKPPTTPDALGGLASPLQRAANASPHGGNALPSASQPPQPPPPPPPPPPLPASTRSTPTPSSATSSSSLLFHPPLQNVETFGSFLGEEIVANWRRSLERSIMSQQHPQVSQNQHQLLHGPSLNHLPSPTDSTNTVPAKSSTPLGAGLDALEKSTTPIPGQETPAAPPTPSTRASLTSPPSLQPPTPTVVEQQQQQQQQQQQQQQQQQQQQQQQQQQQQQQQQQQQQQQQQQQQQPVPSMNGIPPKSPVEESCHNNNNSHHLTNNNIGGGLSVLDTLKSPFRFDDHRAHFRFADELGAAGMAGRLGESLIPKGDPMEARLQEMLRYNMDKYASQNLDTLHIARRVRELLSIHNIGQRLFAKYVLGLSQGTVSELLSKPKPWDKLTEKGRDSYRKMHGWACDDNAVMLLKSLIPKKECVPGKEQGMPTFARGPQDGGPQDISDERLAHMLSESGHLQLRSEHDTSNDADSKSPHRVGCPSPFSKDRMDSQNRRLKKYENDDIPQEKVVRIYQEELAKLMGRRVDDLRGPRDFPPSAMFPPFFSGAQGMQGMDRTQDDIRLALDAYHRELQKLNSGAGQNPALAGLPGLPGLPGLLALQQQALQQHHLATNGGGVQDLSLVKVDPRNKMMNGVSEEEKEKMEEAMRHAGSAFSLVRPKQEQPIGPQSTPGGSSASSPLGNSILPPAMTPSEEFAGAAAASPLQRMASITNSLISQPSTPTHHSPNQRPLKAVLPPITQQQFDMYNNLNTEDIVKRISVQVKEQLSQYSISQRLFGESVLGLSQGSVSDLLARPKPWHMLTQKGREPFIRMKMFLEDDNAVHKLVASQYKIAPEKLMRTGGYGGLPPCGTPMKPMPPTKLVQEQLQNAAKAQAAAQAAAQAAAQHQQESQMQLGPPQQSPQHPQHPQPPPPMMLTPTGPHHPHAQLSMQELQKKQQQMSLHSPHHQMTPSPLRGLHPHISPSVYEMAALTQDLDTQTITTKIKEALLANNIGQKIFGEAVLGLSQGSVSELLSKPKPWHMLSIKGREPFIRMQLWLSDAHNVDRLQALKNERREANKRRRNSGPGHDNSSDTSSNDTAEFYHAASPGPGPASAKKQRVLFSEEQKEALRLAFTLDPYPNVATIEFLAGELALSSRTITNWFHNHRMRLKQQSPHGPQEVQSPREPGQPFDSVQFRLLLNQRLLEIQKERMGLGNVPIPYPPYFNTNLVALVGSALKEQCSGLDLSMGALKREPNQEFEDDDGDDAMSNLGSEDSDGSGGSIKREPTETPAPSATVRSNRRKPAAPQWVNPEWQEPARTGDEVIINGVCVMQTDDYGVKRETEETVRVEPTPVQDRYEEDAGSDSSSASGAGQGLQDRDSPMPSPKSGQHSPVTSPRPPSEQPMSMQQQQQSVEDNAKDVVKHEPEEVWDY, from the exons ATCAGTCAGCTGAGCGAAGAAGTAACGAGACTACAGCAGAGCATCCAGCGGCTCCAAGAGAGCAGCGCGCAGGCTACGGCTCGCCTGGAAGAGGAACTCGAACTCCGTAGACAACACATAAACAGATTGGAAGCCAGACTCGAGAGACAAAGAGACTATGAGGACTTGAAGCGAGAAATCAGCGTGTTGAGGTCCGTGGATTTTTCCCAGATCGCGACCGGGGAACCTGGCAAGAGCCTCGAACTTCTTCTCCTCGAACGGACGAAGGCTCTTCAGCAAACGGAGATCCTTAAGCCACCGACAACGCCGGACGCACTCG GTGGCCTTGCTTCCCCCTTGCAGCGAGCCGCGAACGCCTCGCCTCACGGTGGCAACGCGCTACCCTCAGCATCCCAACCGCCGCAAccccctccacctcctccgcctccaccACCCCTGCCGGCCTCCACTCGATCGACCCCTACTCCTTCTTCGGCGACTTCTTCGTCCTCCTTACTATTCCATCCACCTCTCCAAAACGTGGAGACGTTCGGCTCATTCCTCGGTGAGGAGATCGTCGCCAACTGGAGGCGGTCCCTGGAGAGGTCTATCATGAGTCAGCAGCATCCCCAAGTCTCGCAAAACCAGCATCAGTTGTTGCACGGGCCCTCGTTAAACCATCTTCCGTCACCGACAGATTCGACGAACACCGTACCGGCAAAGTCGAGTACACCGCTCGGCGCGGGTTTGGATGCTTTGGAAAAATCAACCACACCGATTCCTGGTCAGGAAACACCCGCCGCTCCACCGACGCCTTCGACGAGAGCGAGTCTCACGTCACCCCCCAGCCTTCAACCGCCTACCCCCACGGTCgttgaacaacaacaacaacagcaacagcaacagcaacaacaacaacagcagcagcagcaacagcagcagcagcagcaacaacagcaacagcaacaacagcaacaacaacaacaacaacaacaacagcaacagcaacaacccGTACCGTCCATGAACGGGATTCCGCCAAAGAGTCCGGTGGAGGAGTCCTGCCACAACAATAACAACTCGCATCATCTAACCAACAATAATATCGGTGGTGGTCTCAGCGTACTCGACACCCTGAAGAGTCCGTTTCGCTTTGACGATCATCGGGCACACTTCCGGTTTGCGGACGAACTCGGTGCTGCCGGTATGGCAGGTCGCCTTGGGGAGTCTTTGATCCCCAAGGGCGATCCGATGGAAGCCAGACTCCAGGAAATGTTACGTTACAACATGGATAAGTACGCCTCGCAGAACCTCGACACACTGCACATCGCGAGGAGAGTTAGGGAACTTTTATCGATACACAATATCGGGCAGAGACTTTTCGCTAAATACGTACTCGGACTGAGTCAGGGAACGGTTAGCGAATTACTCAGCAAACCGAAACCGTGGGACAAGCTGACCGAGAAGGGGAGAGACAGCTACAGAAAGATGCACGGTTGGGCTTGCGACGACAACGCTGTCATGCTGCTCAAATCTCTCATCCCAAAGAAAG AGTGTGTTCCAGGTAAGGAGCAGGGTATGCCGACGTTTGCCAGAGGTCCTCAGGACGGTGGTCCCCAGGACATAAGCGACGAACGTTTGGCCCATATGCTATCGGAATCCGGACACCTGCAGCTGCGTAGCGAACACGACACCTCGAACGATGCCGACAGTAAAAGTCCGCATCGCGTCGGTTGTCCGAGTCCATTCAGCAAGGACAGAATGGACAGCCAAAACAGGAGACTGAAGAAGTACGAGAACGACGACATTCCCCAGGAAAAAGTTGTGAGGATCTACCAGGAAGAACTCGCGAAACTTATGGGACGCAGAGTCGACGATCTTCGCGGACCCAGGGACTTTCCTCCGAG CGCGATGTTTCCACCCTTTTTCAGCGGGGCGCAGGGTATGCAGGGGATGGATCGCACGCAGGACGACATTCGCCTCGCCCTTGACGCGTATCATCGCGAGCTGCAAAAACTGAATTCCGGCGCCGGACAAAATCCAGCTCTCGCCGGACTTCCCGGTCTTCCGGGACTTCCGGGACTCCTCGCTCTCCAGCAGCAAGCTCTTCAGCAGCATCACCTAGCGACGAACGGCGGCGGAGTCCAGGACCTCAGCCTGGTCAAGGTCGATCCGAGAAACAAGATGATGAACGGTGTGTCggaggaagagaaggaaaagatgGAGGAAGCCATGAGACACGCGGGAAGCGCGTTCTCCCTGGTACGACCCAAGCAAGAACAACCCATCGGGCCACAGTCAACCCCCGGTGGTTCCAGTGCGAGTTCCCCGCTGGGTAACTCGATTTTACCACCGGCAATGACGCCGAGCGAAGAATTTGCCGGCGCCGCGGCAGCGAGCCCCTTGCAAAGAATGGCGTCCATCACTAATAGCTTAATCAGCCAACCGTCCACTCCAACTCACCATTCGCCGAATCAAAGACCGTTGAAAGCGGTTTTACCACCGATCACGCAACAACAGTTCGACATGTACAACAATTTGAATACAGAAGATATCGTCAAAAGG ATTTCCGTACAGGTGAAGGAGCAGCTCTCCCAGTATTCGATTTCTCAACGTTTGTTCGGCGAATCCGTATTGGGACTCTCCCAAGGCTCGGTGTCCGATCTTCTGGCTCGACCCAAGCCATGGCATATGCTCACGCAGAAGGGACGCGAACCGTTCATCAGGATGAAGATGTTCCTCGAGGACGATAACGCCGTCCACAAACTCGTCGCGAGCCAGTACAAAATCGCTCCGGAGAAGCTCATGAGGACCGGCGGCTACGGCGGCCTGCCTC CATGCGGAACCCCGATGAAGCCGATGCCACCGACAAAACTTGTCCAAGAGCAACTCCAGAACGCCGCCAAAGCTCAGGCTGCCGCACAAGCCGCGGCTCAAGCGGCGGCACAGCACCAACAGGAAAGTCAGATGCAGCTCGGTCCTCCTCAGCAAAGTCCACAGCATCCGCAACACCCCCAACCACCGCCGCCGATGATGCTGACCCCGACCGGCCCTCACCATCCGCACGCCCAACTTAGCATGCAGGAACTGCAGAAGAAACAGCAGCAGATGAGCCTTCATTCTCCACATCATCAGATGACGCCTTCGCCACTCCGAGGACTTCATCCCCACATTTCACCGAGTGTTTACGAAATGGCGGCGCTTACCCAGGATCTCGATACCCAAACGATCACGACAAAGATCAAGGAAGCTCTCTTAGCGAACAATATCGGTCAGAAGATATTCGGTGAAGCAGTGTTGGGTTTGTCTCAGGGTTCCGTCAGCGAGCTATTGAGCAAACCGAAGCCATGGCACATGCTCAGTATAAAGGGACGCGAGCCTTTCATAAGAATGCAACTCTGGCTCTCCGACGCCCACAACGTCGATCGGCTTCAAGCTCTGAAGAATGAAAGACGAGAGGCGAACAAGAGGCGGCGAAACAGCGGTCCCGGTCACGACAACAGTTCGGACACATCGAGCAACGACACGGCCGAGTTTTATCACGCTGCGTCCCCCGGTCCAGGTCCGGCATCGGCGAAAAAACAACGCGTCCTGTTCtccgaagaacaaaaagaggCTCTGAGGCTCGCTTTTACCCTCGACCCCTACCCGAACGTGGCGACGATAGAGTTCCTCGCCGGTGAGCTTGCCCTATCCTCGCGAACGATAACGAACTGGTTCCACAACCACAGGATGCGTCTGAAGCAGCAATCCCCTCACGGTCCCCAAGAGGTCCAATCCCCGAGGGAACCGGGGCAACCTTTCGATTCGGTACAGTTCCGACTACTCCTCAACCAAAGACTACTGGAGATCCAGAAGGAGAGGATGGGCCTCGGTAACGTCCCAATTCCGTACCCTCCTTACTTCAACACAAACCTTGTCGCCCTGGTGGGTAGCGCCCTGAAAGAACAGTGCTCGGGTCTCGACCTATCGATGGGTGCGTTGAAACGAGAACCCAACCAGGAATtcgaggacgacgacggtgaCGACGCGATGAGCAATCTCGGTAGCGAAGACTCCGATGGTTCGGGGGGTAGCATAAAACGTGAGCCAACGGAAACTCCTGCTCCGTCAGCGACGGTCCGATCCAACAGAAGAAAGCCGGCCGCTCCGCAATGGGTGAATCCCGAATGGCAAGAACCAGCCAGAACCGGTGACGAGGTGATAATAAACGGGGTTTGCGTCATGCAGACGGACGACTATGGAGTGAAAAGGGAAACGGAGGAAACTGTTCGCGTCGAACCGACGCCGGTACAAGACAGATACGAAGAGGACGCAGGTAGTGATTCTTCGTCAGCGTCGGGAGCGGGTCAAGGGTTACAGGACAGAGACAGCCCGATGCCGAGTCCTAAGTCCGGTCAGCACAGTCCTGTAACGTCGCCACGGCCGCCTTCGGAGCAGCCTATGAGTatgcaacaacagcaacagtcTGTCGAAGATAATGCGAAGGACGTTGTTAAGCAcgaacccgaggaggtgtggGATTACTAG